A window of Halopelagius inordinatus genomic DNA:
CGTCGCCTTGGACGGCGACGACGCCCGCTCGTAACATAGCCGGAAGTGAGACTCCGAGAGACAAAAAGCGTCCGTTCGCCGGTGCGTCGGCCGTCGCCTCAGATGGCGACGGCGTTCAGTACGAGGACGGCGACCCCGAAGAGGAGTCCGAACGCGACGATCGTCTTCGGGTCGACGCGAATCGCGTTGCGGTCCTCTGCGTCGAAATACCGAACGAGTCCCGCACTAGACATCAGTCCGCCGCTGTTCTGTCCGCTACTCATGTGCGGCCATCTGTGCCTCCCTCGCGTAAACGTTTCGACTCGGGTCCGTAACGGGGGGGTGAGAAACCCTTATGCGCGGGGACGGGCAACCACCGAAGGACACGATGACCGTTCAAGTGCTCGATTTCTACGCCGACTGGTGTGGCCCGTGTAAGACCCAGGACCCGATTCTCGAGGAGATACAGGACGACTGGGGCGACCGATTCGAACTGAAGAAAGTCGACGTCGACGAGAAGCAAGATACCGCAAACGAGTATCAGGTCCGCTCGCTCCCGACGCTCATCGTCGAGAACGACGACGGCATCGTCGACCGGTTCGTCGGCGTCACCCAACGCGAGGACATCGAAGCGGCCCTCGAAGAAGCCGGCGCCTGAACCCTCTTCGGACTCTCGACCGTCGAGTTCCCGTCTCGGTTCTCTCGTCGCGCGTCCCCCGCCGCCGGTGCGCGGTTCTCGCAAGCGTTATACGGAGTGGTCCAAAACACAGCCGTATGGCTAGTTTCGACGCCGCCGAAAAGCGAACGCTGGAGAAACTCATCTGCATGCGATGTAACGCGCGCAACCCGCCTCGCGCGACCAGTTGCCGAAAGTGCGGCTACAAGAACCTCCGCGCGAAGTCCAAGGAACGCCGCGCGGCGTAATCGGGTCGTCTCCCGGCTACGTCTCTCTTCTGTACAGGACGACGAGTACGACGACGAGCGCCGCCTGTACCACCTTGTCGAGGACGCCGACCGGAGAGACTAGGTCGGGCCAGTTGAACGCGGCGTAGAGGAGAATCTGTCCGAGGGTGAAGGGGATTCCGAGGAGGTAGACGAGTCGCCGCCTGTAGTCGCGGACGACGGCGACGATGCCGGCGACGAAGCCCGCCGCCGCGAGGAGAAACGAGACGCCGAACGGCGTCGGGAGTGCGCCGACGCCCAACACGAGGTGGACGAGTGCCGTCACCGCGGCGAGTGCGACGCCGACGGACTCCAGTCTCGTCAGACCGCCGACGCCGGTCGCGCGCCCGGTCGTTTCGGCGGACATCTCACGCCGACTCGGGATACTTCGGCTCTCTCTGTTCGGCGCGCGAGAGCGCTCTCTCGACCACCTCGCGGACGGAGTCCTCGTCGCCGTCGGGCGGTGCGCGGTAGACGTCTCCGTGCCCCGCGTACATCGCAGACACCGTCTCGGGCATCCGTTCGAGGAGCGTTTGGAGGCTCTTTACGAGTCGCTCTCGCGACTGCCCCGCCATGTCCGTCCGTCCGAAACTCCCGTCGTCGAACGCGCCGTCGTTGTAGACGACGACGTCTCCGCTGAACAGGGTGTGGTCGCTCACGAACGAGACGTGGTCCGCGGCGTGTCCCGGCGTGTACACCACCTCGAACGTCTCGTCGCCGAAGACCATCTCCTCGCCGTCTTCGAGCGTTCCGTCGCTTCGGGGATGGTCGCCGTAAGCGTACAACTCGGCGTCGAACTCGTCGAGGACGGCGTCGAGTTCGCCGACGTGGTCCGAGTGTTGGTGCGTGAGGACCACCGCGTCGAGTTCCTCCGCGTGCTCTGCGACCACGTCTTCGACGCCCGGCATCGTCCCGGCGTCGACGAGAACCGTCCGTTCACCGAGAACGAGGTACGCGTTACAGGTGAACTGCTCTGCTCTCTCGGTGACTGTGACGACTTCCATGCGGCGGCGTACGTCGCGGTCGGTGAAAAAGCCCGGCGGGACCGAGAGACCCCCGCCAACGCGTTAGTGGGGCCTGCAAATCATTTTTGGCGCTCAACCGTCTATCGTCGAACGTATGGGGTTCGGTAGTTACGACGAATCAGAGCGAGAGAACCAGGAGTACGACACCGACCTCGACGACGACAGCGTCGCCACCTCCGAGACGGACCACGAGGGCGAGGTCGAGTACGAAATCGGCGCGTCCAACGACGAACTGCTCGACCGGTTGAAAGAGATAAAAGAGGAGTGACGTCGTCGAACCGCGCGGCGCGTGACGGGTCGTGACGACGCCGCCGAAGCCCGGAGCGAGAGCCCTCGGTGTCGCCGAGTCGTACCGCGGGACCGGAGGCGAGTCGAACCGAAGCACCCTCTGTGGCGCACTCGTGCGGGCCGACCGCGTCGTAGACGGCGTCGTCTACGGGTCGTGCACCGTCGGCGGAACGGACGCGACGAGAGCCGTACAGACGCTTTTCTCGACGCTCGGTCGCGAGGACGTTCGGTATCTCGTGGTCTCCGGCGTCGCCCCGGCGTGGTTCAACGTGCTCGACTTGCGCCGCGTCGCGGAGGCGACGGGTCGCCCGACGATTTCGGTGTCCTTCGAGGAGAGCGAGGGCCTCGAACCGGCACTGCGCGAGCAGTTCTCCGGTGACGAACT
This region includes:
- a CDS encoding 50S ribosomal protein L40e translates to MASFDAAEKRTLEKLICMRCNARNPPRATSCRKCGYKNLRAKSKERRAA
- a CDS encoding thioredoxin family protein → MTVQVLDFYADWCGPCKTQDPILEEIQDDWGDRFELKKVDVDEKQDTANEYQVRSLPTLIVENDDGIVDRFVGVTQREDIEAALEEAGA
- a CDS encoding DUF5786 family protein gives rise to the protein MGFGSYDESERENQEYDTDLDDDSVATSETDHEGEVEYEIGASNDELLDRLKEIKEE
- a CDS encoding MBL fold metallo-hydrolase; its protein translation is MEVVTVTERAEQFTCNAYLVLGERTVLVDAGTMPGVEDVVAEHAEELDAVVLTHQHSDHVGELDAVLDEFDAELYAYGDHPRSDGTLEDGEEMVFGDETFEVVYTPGHAADHVSFVSDHTLFSGDVVVYNDGAFDDGSFGRTDMAGQSRERLVKSLQTLLERMPETVSAMYAGHGDVYRAPPDGDEDSVREVVERALSRAEQREPKYPESA
- a CDS encoding preprotein translocase subunit Sec61beta; protein product: MSSGQNSGGLMSSAGLVRYFDAEDRNAIRVDPKTIVAFGLLFGVAVLVLNAVAI
- a CDS encoding endonuclease dU produces the protein MTTPPKPGARALGVAESYRGTGGESNRSTLCGALVRADRVVDGVVYGSCTVGGTDATRAVQTLFSTLGREDVRYLVVSGVAPAWFNVLDLRRVAEATGRPTISVSFEESEGLEPALREQFSGDELDERLAVYRSLPPRRSVDVGDETVFVRAVGLDAPEAAAVVRAFTPEGGRPEPVRVARTAARAARSWRERERDGQPGASGDHHE
- a CDS encoding DUF7475 family protein, yielding MSAETTGRATGVGGLTRLESVGVALAAVTALVHLVLGVGALPTPFGVSFLLAAAGFVAGIVAVVRDYRRRLVYLLGIPFTLGQILLYAAFNWPDLVSPVGVLDKVVQAALVVVLVVLYRRET